A single region of the Fusarium fujikuroi IMI 58289 draft genome, chromosome FFUJ_chr05 genome encodes:
- a CDS encoding probable ubiquinol--cytochrome-c reductase chain VIII, with the protein MRPTQMLRSGAADPKNGHYIGNWGHFGGEKQRGIITYGLSANRQNPWAGAFNDAIFNTFRRTKGQIFYWLPPMIAGYYIMNWAVERSEYLNSKAGRAEFGDEEE; encoded by the exons ATGAGACCGACTCAGATGCTCCGAAGCGGCGCTGCCGACCCCAAGAACGGACA CTACATTGGTAACTGGGGCCACTTTG GTGGTGAGAAGCAGCGTGGTATCATCACTTACGGTCTGTCCGCCAACCGACAGAACCCTTGGGCCGGTGCCTTCAAcgatgccatcttcaacactttCCGCCGAACCAAGGGCCAAATCTTCTACTGGCTTCCTCCTATGATTGCCGGTTACTACATCATGAACTGGGCTGTCGAGCG AAGCGAGTATCTCAACTCCAAGGCTGGCCGTGCCGAGTtcggtgatgaggaagagtaA
- a CDS encoding probable prohibitin PHB1, translating to MAAAARALNFMYRMAVPASAVVFLGSQSIYDVKGGTRAVIFDRLSGVKETVVNEGTHFLVPWLQKSIIFDVRTKPRNIATTTGSKDLQMVSLTLRVLHRPNVKALPKIYQNLGADYDERVLPSIGNEVLKAIVAQFDAAELITQREAVSDRIRNDLTLRAAEFNIALEDVSITHMTFGREFTKAVEQKQIAQQDAERARFIVERAEQERQANVIRAEGESESAEAISKAIQKAGDGLIQIRKIEASREIAATLSSNPNVVYLPGGSGKQGGQYLLSVGRA from the exons ATGGCGGCCGCTGCGAGAGCCCTCAACTTCATGTACCGCATGGCGGTCCCCGCTTCAGCTGTCGTCTTCCTAGGCAGTCAGTCCATATACGACGTCAAGGGAGGAACTCGGGCTGTCATCTTTGACAGATTGTCTGGTGTTAAGGAGACCGTCGTCAATGAAGGAACCCATTTCCTCGTTCCCTGGCTGCAGAAGAGCATCATCTTCGATGTCCGTACCAAGCCCAGGAATATCGCAACAACCACAGGCAGCAAGGATTTGCAGATGGTTAGCTTGACACTGAGAGTGCTGCACCGACCAAATGTCAAGGCTCTCCCCAAGATTTACCAG AACCTCGGTGCCGATTACGATGAGCGAGTCCTCCCCTCTATTGGAAATGAAGTCTTGAAGGCCATCGTCGCCCAATTCGATGCCGCTGAGCTCATCACCCAGCGAGAGGCTGTCTCTGACCGAATCCGAAACGACCTTACTCTTCGTGCTGCCGAGTTCAATATCGCTCTCGAGGATGTTTCCATCACCCACATGACCTTTGGCCGTGAGTTCACAAAGGCTGTCGAGCAGAAGCAGATCGCTCAGCAAGATGCTGAGAGAGCCCGATTCATTGTCGAGCGTGCTGAGCAGGAGCGTCAAGCCAACGTCATCCGCGCCGAGGGTGAGTCCGAGTCCGCCGAGGCCATTAGCAAGGCCATCCAGAAGGCTGGTGACGGCCTCATTCAGATTCGAAAGATCGAGGCCAGTCGCGAGATTGCTGCTACTCTTTCTTCAAACCCCAACGTCGTCTACCTACCCGGTGGAAGCGGAAAGCAGGGTGGCCAGTACCTGTTGTCAGTGGGCAGGGCTTAA
- a CDS encoding related to high mobility group-like protein NHP2 has product MAAEKPDKKEKKDKKRSDESGVSKSKKEKKDKKDKKEKLAAALEEKLQQDAPVAAAAAANMDEDSDAEEEKAAELPLERTVVPFALPVADEKGMKKVYKTIRKAAKNNTLKRGVKEVVKTLRKSPPSAPGNTSFPGVVIIAGDISPMDVISHLPVLCEDHNVPFIFVTSRAELGAAAKTKRPTSVVMIMEKAEGKKSKDKSADKDGEDDGEAFGESYASLVKYVQKEYGKQAFWVKGGTKY; this is encoded by the exons ATGGCCGCCGAGAAGCCCgataagaaggagaagaaggacaagaagagaagcgacGAGTCCGGCgtctccaagtccaagaaggagaagaaggataagaaggacaagaaggagaagctcgcCGCCGCccttgaggagaagctccAGCAGGATGCCCCCgtcgctgccgctgctgctgccaacaTGGACGAGGActctgatgctgaggaggagaaggccgCTGAGCTGCCTCTTGAGCGCACTGTCGTTCCCTTCGCCCTCCCCGTGGCGGATGAGAAGGGCATGAAGAAGGTCTACAAGACCATCCGCAAGG ctgccaagaacaacaccCTGAAGCGCGGCGTCAAGGAGGTCGTCAAGACTCTCCGAAAGTCTCCCCCTTCCGCCCCCGGCAACACCTCTTTCCCCGGCgttgtcatcatcgccggcgACATCTCTCCCATGGACGTCATCTCTCACCTCCCCGTGCTGTGCGAGGACCACAACGTgcccttcatcttcgtcacgTCGCGCGCTGAGCTCGGCGCTGCCGCCAAGACTAAGCGTCCTACATCCGTGGTCATGATCATGGAGAAGGCCGAGGGCAAGAAGTCAAAGGACAAGTCTGCTGACAAGGacggcgaggatgatggtgagGCGTTCGGCGAGAGCTACGCGTCCCTCGTCAAGTACGTGCAGAAGGAGTATGGCAAGCAGGCTTTCTGGGTCAAGGGTGGGACCAAGTACTAG
- a CDS encoding related to nuclear envelope protein NEM1 yields the protein MNSLNILTARVSPPPSPTQSRSNSIGGGPIGTIGLASDDQHSDGRSSGHETESFAQDTIDESRFTEKPADESTPLLNDTGDSQKRSSWWHSIPRRFASSIIGSIRWVLATLASPGVYLIACFYDEYGNFAPFTQLGKLFGLHGPRHKTMEEPENVSEKDYGRTTGYRKLAPRPRPVSSSSTSSGLSSESESDGSRSGSLSRHARSKSLQPAEETGPTRRSIRIKLNSDEDLRQRKHRKTQSAVARTKASDLGGGDLSAHLKSPTSPIAALTKYPKTPAPPRPLIPRRQPSYINLEPPTSPQKTLILDLDETLIHSMSKGGRMSTGHMVEVRLNTTYVGVGGQTSIGPQHPILYWVNKRPYCDEFLRRVCKWYNLVVFTASVQEYADPVIDWLEAERKYFSARYYRQHCTFRQGAFIKDLSSVESDLSKVMILDNSPLSYLFHQDNAIPIQGWINDPTDTDLMHLVPLLEGLQYVHDVRALLALRGGEDGQHMA from the exons ATGAACTCCCTCAACATCCTAACGGCCCGCGTATCGCCGCCCCCGAGTCCAACTCAATCTCGTTCGAACAGCATAGGAGGAGGTCCCATTGGCACAATTGGATTGGCCTCCGACGACCAGCACAGCGACGGTAGATCTTCCGGTCACGAGACTGAATCCTTTGCCCAGGATACTATCGACGAATCGCGATTCACCGAAAAGCCGGCTGACGAGAGTACACCATTGCTCAACGACACAGGCGACAGCCAAAAACGAAGCTCATGGTGGCACTCTATCCCTCGACGCTTTGCTTCTAGCATTATTGGTTCTATTAGATGGGTTCTTGCGACACTGGCATCTCCAGGTGTCTATCTCATTGCATGTTTCTATGACGAATACGGCAACTTCGCACCCTTTACGCAGCTCGGAAAACTATTTGGATTACACGGACCTCGACATAAGACGATGGAAGAACCTGAAAATGTTTCTGAAAAGGACTACGGCAGGACTACAGGATATAGGAAGCTAGCACCAAGACCGAGGCCcgtatcatcatcatcgacgtcATCAGGCCTTTCATCGGAGTCGGAATCAGATGGATCGCGGTCAGGCAGTCTCAGTCGACACGCACGATCGAAGTCACTACAGCCTGCAGAGGAAACCGGTCCGACGAGAAGGTCAATTcgcatcaagctcaacagcgaCGAAGATCTCAGGCAGCGGAAGCATAGGAAAACGCAATCGGCAGTCGCGCGAACAAAGGCTAGTGATTTGGGCGGCGGCGACCTCTCGGCGCATCTGAAATCTCCCACTTCTCCCATCGCAGCGCTCACCAAGTACCCAAAGACACCGGCACCACCTCGACCTTTGATCCCACGTAGGCAGCCGTCCTATATCAACCTCGAACCACCGACGAGCCCGCAGAAGACCTTGATTCTAGATCTGGACGAAACCTTGATACACAGCATGTCCAAGGGCGGCAGGATGAGCACCGGACACATGGTTGAAGTGCGCTTGAACACAACGTATGTGGGGGTTGGTGGACAGACATCGATTGGACCGCAGCATCCGATTCTATACTGGGTCAACAAGCGACCGTATTGTGACGAGTTTTTGAGGCGGGTATGCAAATGGTACAATCTGGTTGTTTTCACGGCGTCCGTGCAGGAGTACGCAGATCCAGTGATTGACTGGCTAGAGGCGGAGAGGAAGTATTTCTCGGCGCGATACTATCGCCAGCACTGCACGTTCCGGCAAGGCGCTTTCATCAAGGACCTCAGCTCGGTCGAGTCAGACCTGAGCAAGGTGATGATTCTGGACAACAGTCCGTTGAGTTATCTGTTTCACCAAG ACAATGCGATTCCCATCCAGGGCTGGATCAATGATCCGACGGATACAGACTTGATGCATTTGGTGCCGCTGCTGGAGGGTCTGCAGTATGTTCATGATGTCAGGGCGTTATTAGCCCTAAGGGGTGGTGAAGATGGTCAACATATGGCATAA